The Terriglobia bacterium genome includes a region encoding these proteins:
- the ispH gene encoding 4-hydroxy-3-methylbut-2-enyl diphosphate reductase, which yields MTDKHEKSLLLLKPRGFCAGVVRAIDIVRIALETFGPPIYVRKEIVHNRYVVEELSAKGAIFVDNVDEVPAGERVIYSAHGVAPKVRDASKDRNLRVIDATCPLVTKVHVEAIRFAKEGYSLILIGHRDHDEVIGTLGEAPAATQVVGSAKDVEKLHVPDPDRVAYLTQTTLSLDETRDIVEALKNKFPNITGPAAQDICYATENRQTAVKHIASEVDLLLVVGSDNSSNSKRLVEVAGSLRTPSYLIENYRAIRPEWLQSVRNVAVTAGASAPECLVEEVVEFLRGKGFTGLREVEVMPENVRFGLPPEIVEAIGSAPAAATAE from the coding sequence ATGACCGACAAGCACGAGAAATCGCTGTTGTTATTGAAGCCGCGTGGCTTTTGCGCCGGAGTGGTGCGCGCCATTGACATTGTCCGCATCGCACTCGAGACCTTCGGCCCGCCGATCTACGTCCGCAAGGAAATCGTCCATAACCGCTATGTGGTCGAGGAGCTTTCGGCCAAGGGCGCGATTTTTGTGGACAACGTGGACGAGGTCCCGGCCGGGGAGCGCGTCATCTACAGCGCCCACGGCGTCGCCCCCAAGGTCCGCGACGCCAGCAAAGACAGGAATTTGCGGGTGATCGACGCCACCTGCCCGCTGGTGACCAAGGTGCACGTCGAGGCCATCCGTTTCGCCAAGGAAGGGTATTCGTTGATCCTGATCGGTCACCGCGACCACGATGAGGTGATCGGCACCCTCGGCGAAGCTCCGGCAGCGACCCAGGTGGTGGGTTCGGCGAAAGACGTGGAAAAGCTCCACGTTCCCGATCCCGATCGGGTGGCGTACCTGACGCAGACCACCCTCAGCCTTGACGAAACCCGCGACATTGTCGAGGCGCTGAAAAACAAGTTTCCCAACATCACCGGCCCGGCCGCCCAGGACATCTGCTATGCCACCGAAAACCGGCAGACGGCGGTGAAGCACATTGCCAGCGAGGTTGACCTGCTGCTGGTGGTCGGTTCCGATAATAGTTCCAACTCCAAGCGCCTGGTGGAAGTAGCCGGGAGCCTGCGCACGCCGTCGTACCTGATCGAAAACTATCGCGCCATCCGGCCGGAGTGGCTGCAATCGGTGCGCAATGTTGCCGTCACTGCGGGAGCGAGTGCGCCGGAGTGTCTGGTCGAAGAAGTGGTTGAGTTCCTGCGCGGAAAGGGTTTTACCGGTCTCAGGGAAGTGGAAGTGATGCCGGAAAACGTCCGGTTCGGGCTGCCGCCGGAAATTGTCGAGGCGATTGGCAGCGCTCCGGCCGCAGCCACGGCGGAGTGA
- the recN gene encoding DNA repair protein RecN — protein MLLELRVENYAVIDHVVVEFAPGLNLLTGETGAGKSILIDALALLLGEKATSDIIRHGADKAVVSAVFDVDDRRAAEVLEQNGIDSDNCEIILRREIAGGGRGRVFVNNQPATVAVLKQLAPMLASVHAQTESILGFDAAARLKLLDLFGGCDAGAAAAVFSTWHGIRGRIAELERGEQDKLRLIDLWSFQKKEIESARLQAGEDERLEAEKRVLANAEKIYLAAMTAYDLLYEGDASAASSLRAASRQVEELARYDPTFQDSLAALESARIAAEDLGATLREYAGAINASPERLAEIENRLATLDRMKRKYGESLDAVIAFGEEVARKLNEIENKDEVLRNLRAELAAAAAQYLSAARALSRQRTDAARRLEKLVEQEVNELAMKARFRVQVDGSDEEQNWSSSGFDQVQYLIATNPGEPLKPVEQIASGGELSRVMLALKATIEARTRRRSNETQRTMVFDEIDIGIGGRAAEAVGKKLKELAATSQVLCITHLPQIACFADQHYVIEKKAVAGRTRTILRRLDDRERREELARMLSGAKVTETSLKHAEQMLKAGTPR, from the coding sequence GTGCTCCTCGAACTGCGCGTCGAAAACTATGCCGTCATCGATCACGTGGTGGTGGAATTCGCCCCGGGATTAAACCTCCTGACCGGCGAAACCGGCGCGGGCAAGTCCATCCTGATCGACGCGCTGGCGTTGCTGCTCGGCGAAAAGGCTACCAGCGACATCATCCGCCACGGGGCGGACAAGGCGGTGGTGTCGGCGGTCTTCGACGTGGACGACCGGCGCGCGGCCGAGGTCCTGGAACAGAACGGCATCGACTCCGACAATTGCGAAATTATTCTTCGGCGCGAAATCGCCGGCGGCGGCCGCGGGCGCGTATTCGTCAACAACCAGCCGGCCACGGTCGCCGTGCTCAAGCAACTCGCGCCCATGTTGGCGTCGGTGCACGCGCAGACCGAGTCCATCCTGGGTTTCGACGCCGCCGCGCGGCTGAAGCTGCTGGACCTGTTCGGCGGATGCGATGCCGGCGCAGCGGCCGCCGTGTTCAGCACCTGGCATGGAATCCGCGGCCGCATCGCCGAGTTGGAACGCGGCGAACAAGACAAATTGCGCCTGATCGATCTGTGGAGCTTCCAGAAGAAGGAGATTGAGAGCGCGCGGCTGCAGGCGGGCGAAGATGAGCGGCTCGAGGCGGAGAAGCGCGTCCTCGCCAATGCCGAGAAAATCTACCTCGCCGCCATGACGGCCTACGACCTGCTGTACGAAGGCGACGCATCGGCCGCCAGCTCATTGCGGGCGGCTTCGCGGCAGGTCGAGGAACTCGCGCGTTACGACCCGACCTTCCAGGATTCGCTGGCAGCGCTGGAATCGGCGCGCATCGCCGCCGAAGACCTTGGTGCCACGTTGCGCGAGTATGCCGGGGCCATCAACGCCTCCCCGGAACGGCTGGCCGAGATCGAAAACCGGCTGGCTACGCTCGATCGCATGAAGCGCAAGTACGGAGAGTCGCTGGATGCCGTCATCGCGTTCGGCGAAGAAGTCGCGCGCAAGCTCAACGAGATCGAAAACAAGGACGAGGTGCTGCGCAATCTGCGCGCGGAATTGGCGGCAGCGGCCGCACAGTATCTTTCAGCCGCGCGCGCCCTCTCGCGCCAGAGAACCGACGCCGCGCGCCGCCTGGAAAAATTGGTCGAGCAGGAAGTAAACGAGCTGGCGATGAAGGCCCGCTTCCGCGTGCAGGTGGATGGTTCCGACGAGGAGCAGAACTGGAGCAGTTCCGGGTTCGACCAGGTGCAATACCTGATCGCGACCAACCCCGGCGAACCGCTGAAGCCGGTGGAGCAGATCGCTTCCGGCGGCGAATTGTCGCGCGTCATGCTGGCGCTGAAGGCGACCATTGAAGCGCGGACGCGGCGGCGGAGTAACGAGACACAGCGCACAATGGTTTTCGATGAGATTGATATCGGCATCGGCGGGCGCGCGGCGGAGGCCGTTGGCAAGAAGCTGAAAGAGCTCGCAGCCACCTCGCAAGTGCTCTGCATTACGCACCTGCCGCAGATCGCCTGCTTTGCCGATCAGCATTACGTCATCGAAAAGAAGGCAGTGGCCGGACGCACCCGCACCATCCTCCGTCGTCTCGACGACCGCGAACGCCGCGAGGAACTGGCGCGCATGTTGAGCGGCGCCAAGGTCACGGAAACCTCGCTTAAGCACGCCGAGCAAATGCTGAAGGCAGGAACTCCGAGGTAG
- a CDS encoding TonB family protein: MPARADIYTERENWQQPLAWSVALHGLFFASMLIYGAIFGRFAGESWGGAGSGGSAMSATLVSTIPLPHAATQTQNILANESKGLTQSLPQVKEEPTPEAIPIPEKDTKRRPEPKPRTSTQTKPRPPEEEPSNVVPFGQGGPVSGPYGVFSTPNAKGGFGFNGGSGDFGSRFGWYVRVVQQKVSENWLKYEIDPNIHDARRVYITFEITRSGQPANVQIEQSSGVPSLDQSALRALQRIDSFGPLPNEYAGNRVSVEFWFDFRR, translated from the coding sequence ATGCCGGCACGCGCTGATATCTATACCGAACGGGAGAACTGGCAGCAGCCGCTGGCCTGGTCGGTTGCGCTGCATGGGCTGTTCTTTGCGTCCATGCTCATTTACGGGGCCATTTTCGGGCGCTTCGCCGGCGAATCCTGGGGCGGCGCCGGCTCAGGCGGAAGCGCCATGAGCGCCACCCTGGTCAGCACCATCCCGTTGCCCCATGCCGCGACACAGACGCAGAACATCCTGGCCAACGAATCGAAGGGGTTGACGCAATCGTTGCCCCAGGTGAAAGAAGAACCAACCCCGGAGGCGATCCCGATCCCGGAGAAGGACACCAAGCGGCGTCCCGAGCCGAAGCCCCGCACCTCGACCCAGACGAAACCCCGCCCGCCGGAGGAAGAGCCCAGCAATGTGGTGCCCTTCGGACAGGGCGGTCCGGTGAGCGGGCCGTATGGCGTGTTCAGCACCCCGAATGCGAAAGGCGGGTTCGGGTTCAACGGCGGCAGCGGGGATTTCGGTTCGCGCTTCGGGTGGTACGTCCGCGTGGTGCAGCAGAAGGTTTCGGAGAACTGGCTGAAATACGAGATCGACCCGAATATCCACGATGCGCGCCGGGTTTACATCACCTTCGAAATCACGCGGAGCGGGCAGCCGGCCAACGTGCAGATCGAGCAATCCAGCGGCGTGCCGTCGCTGGACCAGTCGGCGCTGCGCGCGCTGCAGCGCATCGACTCTTTCGGGCCCTTGCCCAATGAGTACGCCGGCAACCGCGTCTCGGTGGAATTCTGGTTTGATTTCCGGAGGTAG
- the tolB gene encoding Tol-Pal system beta propeller repeat protein TolB translates to MMKRIVLAFLAILLLTSVSFAQNDWIRTGTGLGVEKVRLAVPDFKQVTADSASGLLLKAFNETLWNDLSQAGIFDVVSKSFYPLQVPGSPDEVKLDAWANPPTNAGMLAFGNLNASAGDVVVQGWLYDVKNSQSPQVLGKQYREKATEENARIIAHRFADEIIFRLGGGIPGIAESKIAFVSSRDGHKEIWLMDYDGANQRPLTHLGSIALSPRISPDGSRVAFSAITGGGWNIGMYSLDLGRTVSFPRFGGTNLSPAWAPDGKQIAFSSSRSGDPEIFVADSDGSHLRRVTAYRGPDVAPVWNPKTGAQIAWVSGRSGLPQIYLMEADGTNPQRITDQGYAVSPSWSPNGQYLAFAWIRHYGPGMPGAQDIYVMDIASKQIVQLTHEAGRNDFPSWSPDGRHLVFQSNRAGGEQIWTMLADGTEQHRLTSAGHNTQPNWSWK, encoded by the coding sequence ATGATGAAACGAATTGTTCTGGCATTTCTCGCGATCCTGTTGCTGACGTCAGTGTCTTTCGCCCAGAACGACTGGATCCGTACCGGCACGGGGCTTGGGGTCGAAAAAGTCCGCCTTGCGGTGCCCGACTTCAAGCAGGTGACCGCCGATTCCGCCAGTGGCCTGCTGCTGAAGGCGTTCAACGAAACCCTGTGGAACGACCTCAGCCAGGCCGGCATTTTCGACGTCGTCTCCAAGAGCTTCTACCCGCTCCAGGTGCCGGGTTCGCCCGACGAAGTGAAACTCGACGCGTGGGCCAATCCTCCGACCAATGCCGGCATGCTGGCGTTCGGCAACCTCAACGCCTCCGCCGGCGATGTGGTCGTGCAGGGCTGGCTGTACGACGTGAAGAACTCGCAGTCGCCGCAGGTGCTGGGCAAGCAGTACCGCGAAAAGGCGACGGAAGAGAACGCGCGCATCATCGCGCACCGCTTCGCCGATGAGATCATCTTTCGCCTGGGCGGCGGCATCCCGGGCATCGCGGAGAGCAAAATTGCTTTCGTCAGCAGCCGGGACGGGCACAAGGAAATCTGGCTCATGGATTATGACGGCGCGAATCAGCGCCCGTTGACGCACCTGGGCTCGATCGCGCTGTCGCCGCGCATTTCGCCCGACGGTTCGCGGGTCGCCTTCAGCGCTATCACCGGCGGCGGGTGGAACATTGGAATGTACTCCCTGGACCTCGGCCGCACCGTGTCGTTTCCGCGTTTTGGCGGCACCAACCTCTCGCCGGCCTGGGCGCCCGACGGGAAGCAGATTGCGTTCTCATCGTCGCGCAGCGGCGATCCGGAGATTTTCGTCGCCGACTCTGACGGCTCGCACCTGCGGCGCGTCACCGCCTACCGCGGACCGGACGTGGCGCCGGTGTGGAACCCGAAGACCGGGGCGCAGATTGCGTGGGTCAGCGGACGCAGCGGCCTGCCGCAGATCTACCTCATGGAGGCCGATGGCACGAACCCGCAGCGCATCACCGACCAGGGCTATGCCGTGTCGCCATCGTGGTCGCCCAACGGCCAGTACCTCGCCTTCGCCTGGATCCGGCACTACGGGCCCGGCATGCCGGGAGCGCAGGACATCTACGTCATGGATATCGCCAGCAAGCAGATCGTCCAGCTGACGCACGAGGCCGGCCGCAACGATTTTCCGTCATGGTCTCCGGACGGGCGGCACCTTGTGTTTCAGTCCAACCGCGCCGGCGGCGAACAGATTTGGACCATGCTGGCCGACGGTACCGAGCAGCACCGCTTGACCAGCGCCGGTCACAATACGCAGCCCAACTGGAGTTGGAAATAG
- a CDS encoding MotA/TolQ/ExbB proton channel family protein yields the protein MMLISPFLSFVIGGEIANLVWQSGPVAKVVLIILLFFSLLSWSIILSRWNLLRRARVQSGRFLRAFRRAQRFQDIAAVSEQFRPSPLVAVFTSGYDEYKRSRGSSAPIQRAMQIGASEELTRLERRLPWLAITAATTPFIGLFGTVWGIIDAFHGLGTAGAATLRAVAPGISEALITTAAGLFAAIPALIAYNLFGNDLREFGKRMDDFSLEMLNAVERAGAETPRRVAATEPELR from the coding sequence ATGATGCTTATTTCCCCCTTCCTTTCGTTTGTCATCGGCGGTGAGATCGCCAACCTGGTTTGGCAGTCCGGTCCGGTTGCCAAGGTGGTTCTCATCATTCTGCTGTTCTTCAGCCTCCTCTCCTGGTCCATCATTCTTTCGCGATGGAACCTGCTGCGGCGGGCGCGCGTGCAAAGCGGGCGGTTCTTGCGTGCTTTCCGGCGGGCGCAGCGCTTCCAGGACATTGCCGCGGTGTCGGAGCAGTTCAGGCCCAGCCCGCTGGTGGCCGTCTTCACGAGCGGATATGACGAGTACAAGCGCTCGCGCGGCAGCTCCGCCCCCATCCAGCGCGCCATGCAGATCGGCGCCTCCGAGGAATTGACGCGGCTGGAGCGCCGCCTGCCCTGGCTCGCGATCACCGCCGCCACTACCCCGTTCATCGGATTGTTCGGTACCGTGTGGGGCATCATTGATGCCTTCCATGGCCTGGGCACGGCGGGAGCGGCGACCTTGCGCGCGGTGGCGCCCGGGATTTCCGAGGCGCTGATCACCACCGCCGCCGGCCTGTTCGCCGCCATCCCGGCGTTGATCGCCTACAACCTGTTTGGCAACGACCTGCGGGAGTTCGGCAAGCGCATGGATGACTTCTCGCTGGAAATGCTCAACGCCGTGGAGCGCGCCGGCGCCGAGACGCCGCGCCGCGTCGCCGCCACGGAACCGGAGTTACGGTAA
- a CDS encoding biopolymer transporter ExbD, with protein MAFTDSNGRTRSALADINITPLVDVVLVLLIIFMLTAPILQSGIEVDVPKTKTVKEITEERLVISIDKQQRVFLGNDPINVNLIPATLRRRVRDPQRQSIFLRADENVPFGAFATVMDAVKQAGITNVSIVTQPLNPNAGTR; from the coding sequence ATGGCATTCACCGATTCCAACGGCCGCACCCGCTCGGCGCTGGCCGACATCAACATCACGCCGCTGGTGGACGTGGTGCTGGTGCTGCTGATCATTTTTATGCTGACCGCGCCCATTCTGCAGTCCGGCATCGAAGTGGACGTTCCAAAAACCAAGACGGTGAAGGAAATCACGGAAGAGCGCCTGGTCATCAGCATCGACAAGCAGCAGCGCGTGTTTCTCGGCAACGATCCCATCAACGTGAACCTGATTCCGGCCACGTTGCGCCGGAGGGTCCGCGATCCGCAACGGCAATCCATTTTTCTTCGCGCCGACGAAAATGTTCCGTTCGGCGCTTTTGCCACGGTGATGGACGCTGTCAAGCAGGCGGGTATCACCAACGTCAGCATCGTCACACAGCCCCTGAACCCGAATGCCGGCACGCGCTGA
- the ybgF gene encoding tol-pal system protein YbgF, with the protein MKTLKFFVPLALLVAAALPAFPVSKEIVQLQTQVQALQDQMARMQQAFDERMGVMRNLIESSTDKMNQINAGLADLQRTLKQQQAEGGTRTDQLSGQIQALNDSVDELKARMGKIGNQLEAMQNAQTTLPPGAAAGQPPAQPAQQQAPPPDVLYNNALRDYNAAKYDLALQEFADYLKFYPNTDLAGNAQFYIADLAYRQGNYEQAVQEYDKVLEQYPSGNKAPAAQLKKGFALLELGRRNDGVRELNALVKRYPRSLEADQARKRLASLGTKPSAARPARRPGD; encoded by the coding sequence ATGAAAACTTTGAAGTTCTTTGTTCCCCTGGCATTGCTGGTCGCCGCCGCCTTGCCCGCGTTTCCGGTCAGCAAGGAAATCGTTCAGCTCCAGACACAGGTGCAGGCGCTGCAGGACCAGATGGCGCGCATGCAGCAGGCTTTCGACGAGCGCATGGGCGTGATGCGAAACCTGATCGAATCCAGCACCGACAAGATGAACCAGATCAATGCCGGCCTCGCCGATCTGCAACGCACTCTCAAGCAGCAGCAGGCGGAGGGCGGCACGCGCACCGACCAGCTTTCCGGGCAAATCCAGGCGCTGAACGACTCGGTGGATGAACTCAAGGCGCGCATGGGCAAGATCGGCAACCAGCTCGAGGCCATGCAAAACGCGCAGACCACATTGCCCCCCGGCGCTGCGGCCGGCCAGCCCCCCGCGCAGCCGGCGCAGCAGCAGGCGCCTCCGCCCGACGTGCTCTACAACAACGCGTTGCGCGACTACAACGCCGCCAAGTACGACCTGGCGCTGCAGGAGTTTGCCGATTACCTGAAGTTCTATCCCAACACCGACCTCGCGGGGAACGCGCAGTTCTACATCGCCGACCTCGCTTATCGGCAGGGCAACTACGAGCAGGCGGTGCAGGAATACGACAAGGTCCTGGAACAGTATCCCAGCGGCAATAAGGCTCCGGCGGCGCAACTGAAAAAGGGATTTGCGTTGCTGGAACTGGGACGCCGCAATGATGGGGTCCGGGAGTTGAACGCCCTCGTCAAGCGCTACCCGCGGTCGCTGGAAGCCGACCAGGCACGCAAGCGGCTGGCTTCGCTGGGCACCAAGCCCAGCGCCGCACGTCCCGCGCGCAGGCCGGGGGACTGA
- a CDS encoding (2Fe-2S)-binding protein produces MSSPGPLYRPYEKLIKITIMGREFEVPEGNMMLRAMQFLAPEEISYGRFCWNEDCQYCRVVYDMGEGTQAHAAISCKLMVKEGMRVIEMAQEIRYCLRSLNLK; encoded by the coding sequence ATGAGCAGCCCCGGGCCTCTGTACCGTCCGTACGAAAAACTCATCAAGATCACCATCATGGGCCGGGAGTTTGAAGTGCCCGAAGGCAACATGATGCTGCGGGCGATGCAGTTCCTGGCGCCGGAGGAAATCTCCTACGGCCGCTTCTGCTGGAACGAGGACTGCCAGTATTGTCGCGTGGTGTACGACATGGGCGAGGGCACGCAGGCGCACGCGGCCATCTCCTGCAAGCTGATGGTCAAGGAAGGTATGCGCGTCATCGAAATGGCGCAGGAGATTCGGTACTGCTTGCGCAGTTTAAATCTGAAGTGA
- a CDS encoding 2-oxoacid:ferredoxin oxidoreductase subunit beta: MATAPTSTPQPKTNRIGLTVIEYKGGKTTLCAGCGHNAISERIIDAMYEMGIPPEHVIKPSGIGCSSKSPAYFMNRSHSFNAVHGRMPSVATGALLANRKLIALGVSGDGDTASIGIGQFVHMMRRNLPMIYIIEDNGVYGLTKGQFSATADIGSKLKSGVINDLPPIDTCSLAIMLGATYVGRSFSGDKKQLLAMLKAAIAHNGTAMLDVISPCVTFNDHEGSTKSYKFTKDHDEPLQEVSFVPAFEDIDVEYEAGATVDVSMHDGSRLRLRKIEEGYDPTNKAESLKRLAEAHDKGEILTGVFYVNPTAPTFMELLNVTDESLATLPESVVRPSRQVLEECMEELR, encoded by the coding sequence ATGGCGACCGCACCGACTTCCACGCCCCAGCCCAAGACCAACCGCATCGGCCTGACGGTGATCGAATACAAAGGCGGCAAGACTACGCTGTGCGCCGGTTGCGGCCACAATGCCATCTCGGAACGCATTATTGACGCGATGTACGAAATGGGCATTCCGCCGGAGCACGTGATCAAGCCCTCCGGCATCGGCTGCTCCTCGAAAAGCCCGGCCTATTTCATGAACCGCTCGCACAGCTTCAACGCGGTGCACGGCCGCATGCCCTCGGTGGCCACCGGGGCGCTGCTGGCCAACCGCAAGCTGATCGCGCTCGGCGTCAGCGGCGACGGCGACACCGCGTCCATCGGCATCGGGCAGTTCGTGCACATGATGCGGCGCAACCTGCCCATGATCTACATCATCGAGGACAACGGCGTGTACGGCCTGACCAAGGGCCAGTTCTCGGCCACGGCGGATATTGGTTCCAAGCTGAAAAGCGGCGTCATTAACGACCTGCCGCCCATCGATACCTGCTCGCTCGCCATCATGCTGGGCGCAACCTACGTTGGGCGCTCTTTTTCAGGCGACAAGAAGCAGTTGCTGGCCATGCTGAAGGCCGCCATCGCGCACAACGGCACGGCCATGCTGGACGTCATTTCGCCGTGTGTCACGTTCAACGACCACGAGGGTTCGACTAAGTCGTACAAGTTCACCAAGGATCACGATGAACCCTTGCAGGAAGTGAGCTTCGTGCCCGCGTTTGAAGACATTGACGTGGAGTACGAGGCGGGAGCGACGGTTGATGTCAGCATGCACGACGGCTCTCGCCTGCGCTTGCGCAAGATCGAAGAGGGGTACGATCCGACCAACAAGGCGGAATCGCTGAAGCGATTGGCCGAAGCCCATGACAAAGGCGAAATCCTGACCGGCGTTTTTTATGTTAACCCCACTGCGCCGACGTTCATGGAGCTGCTCAACGTCACCGACGAATCCCTCGCGACTTTGCCGGAGTCGGTGGTGCGTCCTTCACGGCAGGTGCTGGAAGAGTGCATGGAGGAACTGCGGTAA
- the pal gene encoding peptidoglycan-associated lipoprotein Pal, whose product MKWIFLIVLLGSVLTLGGCKKKVAPAPPPPPPPPAAPTASLSASPDTIQLGQSSTLTWQTQNATAVTLDGSNVNPNGSQRVSPTQSTTYRLVAKGAGGTQEATARVTVTPPPPPPFQPSATDEELFSRNVRDIFFDYDKYDIRADQQAALQADAQFLAQHPAMHFTLEGHCDERGSTEYNLALGDNRANAVKNALIQAGVGADRIHAISYGKEKPFCTESSEQCWQQNRRGHFVYQR is encoded by the coding sequence TTGAAGTGGATTTTTCTCATCGTGCTTTTGGGCAGTGTGCTGACTCTGGGCGGTTGCAAGAAGAAAGTCGCTCCGGCGCCACCGCCACCGCCACCACCGCCGGCAGCGCCGACGGCTTCACTGAGCGCCAGCCCCGACACCATTCAGCTGGGGCAATCGAGCACGCTGACATGGCAAACGCAGAACGCCACCGCTGTCACGCTCGACGGCAGCAATGTGAATCCCAACGGCTCGCAGCGCGTGTCACCGACACAGTCCACCACCTACCGGCTGGTCGCCAAGGGCGCCGGCGGCACCCAGGAAGCCACGGCGCGGGTGACGGTCACGCCACCGCCGCCGCCGCCGTTCCAACCCAGCGCTACCGACGAGGAGTTGTTCAGCCGGAACGTCAGGGACATCTTCTTCGACTACGACAAGTACGATATCCGGGCGGACCAGCAGGCGGCGCTGCAGGCCGACGCACAGTTCCTCGCGCAGCATCCCGCGATGCACTTCACCCTCGAGGGACATTGCGACGAGCGCGGCTCGACGGAGTACAACCTGGCGCTCGGCGACAATCGCGCGAATGCGGTGAAGAACGCGCTCATCCAGGCCGGTGTCGGAGCGGATCGTATCCACGCCATCAGCTACGGCAAGGAAAAGCCGTTCTGCACCGAGTCCAGCGAGCAGTGCTGGCAACAAAACCGCCGCGGGCACTTCGTGTACCAGAGGTAG